A genomic region of Ornithorhynchus anatinus isolate Pmale09 chromosome 7, mOrnAna1.pri.v4, whole genome shotgun sequence contains the following coding sequences:
- the LOC100082359 gene encoding galactose-3-O-sulfotransferase 2: MKIKVKNFKPIANSSFPCALFFQMEQVQKIMPRNTFFFSILRNPISLLESSYIYFRFAGAFKRTKTLNEFLASPLSYYNPRKDIANMVARNFMWFDFGYDNDAEDTEGYVHSKIEEIEERFQLILIADYFDESMVLLKNTLCWDLDDVVYFKLNSRSWDSIQTLSLESRERAKGWCSLDWQLYRHFNETFWRKIEATIGLKDLVREVELLRERQEELMAVCIQDEKAVEQSQIKERQLQPVQSGLARILGYNLKPYLDNETRKNCHRMILPEFPHTNLMYKRQFPQKSPKIT, encoded by the coding sequence ATGAAAATAAAAGTAAAGAACTTCAAGCCAATAGCTAATAGTAGCTTTCCCTGTGCTCTCTTCTTTCAAATGGAACAGGTCCAAAAAATAATGCCTCGCAACACCTTCTTCTTTTCCATTCTGCGGAACCCTATTTCCTTGCTGGAATCCTCCTACATCTATTTCAGATTTGCAGGCGCCTTCAAGAGAACCAAGACGCTGAATGAGTTTCTGGCCTCCCCCCTAAGTTACTATAACCCAAGAAAAGACATAGCCAACATGGTTGCGAGAAATTTTATGTGGTTCGATTTTGGCTATGATAATGATGCCGAAGACACCGAAGGCTACGTCCACAGCAAAATAGAGGAGATTGAAGAGCGGTTCCAGCTCATCCTCATTGCGGATTACTTTGATGAGTCGATGGTCCTCCTGAAGAACACGCTCTGCTGGGACCTGGATGACGTGGTCTACTTCAAGCTGAACTCCAGAAGTTGGGACTCCATCCAGACCTTGAGTCTGGAGAGCCGAGAGAGGGCGAAGGGCTGGTGCTCCCTGGACTGGCAGCTCTACCGCCACTTCAATGAGACGTTCTGGAGGAAGATCGAAGCCACCATTGGGCTGAAGGACTTGGTCAGGGAGGTGGAGCTCctgagagagaggcaggaagagctCATGGCGGTCTGTATTCAGGACGAGAAGGCTGTTGAGCAGTCCCAGATCAAAGAGAGGCAGCTACAGCCTGTACAATCAGGCCTGGCTCGAATTCTCGGTTATAATCTCAAGCCTTACTTAGATAACGAGACCAGGAAGAATTGCCATAGGATGATCCTCCCTGAATTTCCCCATACAAACCTTATGTACAAACGTCAGTTCCCACAAAAAtcccccaagatcacatag